In the genome of Thermus antranikianii DSM 12462, the window CAGGTAGTGGGTTTCGGGATGGTTGAGGAGGATGGGATGGTCCCATCCCTGCCCCCGTTTCTCCACCACCCTCAGGCTGCGATGGGCGTCTTTCGCTGCGTCAGCGAGCATCTGGTAAAAGAGGGGCTCGGTCAGGTGGTGGCTGCAGCTACTGGTGGCCAACAGGCCCCCTTCCTTGAGGAGCTTGATGGCCCGGAGGTTCACCTCCTTATAGGCCCTGTAGGCCCTTTCCAGATCCTTTTTCCCCTTGGCGAAGGCGGGTGGGTCCAGCACGATGAGGTCAAACCGCTCCCCTGCCTTCTCCAGGGCCCTTAGATGGTCGAAGGCGTTGGCTTCCACCGTCATGAGGGAAAGCCCATTCAGCCTGGCGTTTTCCTCCGCCTGCCTCAGGGCCTCGGCGGAGCTGTCCACGCTGATCACCTCCTTGAAGCCCAGGGCCAAGTGTAGCCCGAAGTTACCCGTATAGCTAAACACGTCCAGGGCCCTTTCCCCGTGGAACCTTTCCATGAGGATCCGGTTGTCCCGCTGGTCCAGGTAGGCCCCGGTTTTCTGGCCTCCCGTCAGGTCCACCAGGTAGCGGACCTGGCCTTCCTTCACCGCTACCCGTTCGGGGGCCTGGCCCAGGAGGGGCCGGACGTAAAGGGGGAGGCCCTCGAGTTCCCGGACCTTGGCGTCGTTTTTGGCCAGAAGGCTTTTGGCCAGGGGTTTGAGCCTCTCGGCCACCTGGGGCAAAAGGGCTTCCCAGGCATAGGCGGTGGACTGCAGGACCAGGTGGCCGGCGTAGTAGTCCACCACCAGACCCGGCAGGAAATCCCCCTCGGCGTGGGCCAGGCGGAAGCCTCCTTCGGGCTCCTTTTCCAGTGCGGGGAGGCGTCGGGACAAGGCCTTGTCCAGGTTCTCCAAGAGCGCTTCCACCGGGTCCCTTGCCGGTCGGAAGCGGTAGGCCCGCACGCTGAGGTCGCTGGTGGGGTTGAAGAGGGCCAGGGCCAGAAAGCGCTTACCCCAGTAAACGGGATAAAGGCCCGGCTCCTCGGGGCCCGAAAGCACATCGCGGCGAAAGACCCAAAGGTGCCGGGCCAGGAGGCGTTGGGCTCCTCTTTCGTTGACGAGAATCCGCACCGCTTAAGTATACTTAAGCGGGGTTGGTTGACGTTTGCCCCAAAGGCCGGTATCCTATCCGGCAGGCGCGGTTTGCGCATCTTTTCACGAAGGGAGGGGCAATGGGAGGCCTGGGACTTATCAAGAGCCTGGCGGAAAAGGAAAGGGAGCTATTGGCTCGCCTCGAGGCCGCCAAGAAGGAGGCCGAGGCCCTGGTGGGGCAGGCCGAGGCGGAGGCCAGGGCCCTTTTGGAGGAGGCCGAGGCCAAGGCTAAGGCCCTGGAGGCCGAGTACCGGGAGCGGGAGGCCAAGGAAACCGAGGCCATCCTGGCTCGCTACCGGGCCCAGGCGGAGGCCGAGGCCAAGGCGGTGAAGGAGAAAGCAGGGGCCCGGTTGGAGGAGGCCGTGGCCCTGGTTCTGAAGGAGGTTTTGCCGTGATCGCCCCCATGGAGAAGCTGGTCCTGGCCGGGCCCAAGGCCAAGGCCCAGGAGCTTCTCCACAGCCTCCAGCAGGCGGGGGTGGTCCACCTGGAAACCCTCCGGGTGGCGGAGCTTGCCGAGTACAGGCTTTCCCAGGAGGAGCGGGAGGAACTTAGGCGCTGGGAAGGGGTGGCGGCGGGAGCCGAGCATACCCTCGCCCTCCTGGGCCGGGAGATGGAGCCCACAAGGCCCTTCCCCGATGGGCTAGAGGCGGCGGAAAAGGCCCTTTCCCCCATCCAGGCCCACGCTGAGGGCCTCGCCCGGCAGAAGCAGGAGCTGGAGGAGGAGCTTGCTCTAGCCCAGGCCTACCTGGAACCCTTGGAGAAGCTTGCCGCCATGGCCCAGGGCCTGGACCGAAGCGCCTTCTTCCGGGTGGTGCCCTTTTTGATCACGGAAAAGGAGCTTCCCCTGGTGGAGGAGGCCTTGAAAAAGGCCCTGGAGGACCGGTTCATCCTGGCCAGCGAGCCCTATTCCAAGGGGGTCGCCGGGCTTCTCGTGGTGCACCGGGAGGACCTCGAGGCGGCCAAGGCGGCCCTTTCCCGGGCCGGGGTGGCGGAGCTCCGCCTCCCTGGCGACTACGGGGATCTTCCCCTAAGCGAGGCCACCCGCCGGTTGAAGGAGCGGGCCGAGGCTGCTCCCAAGGAGCTTTCCGAGGTGCGCCAGGCCCTTTACCGGCTGGCCCAGGAGGCAGCCTCCACCCTGCAAAGCCTCTGGACCCGGGCCAAGGACGAGGCGGCCCGGCTTAAGGCCTTGGAGGAGCTGGCCTCGGGCCGGTTCGGCTTTGCCCTTTTGGGCTACGTGCCGGTGAAGGCCAAGGGCCGGGTGGAGGAGGCCTTGGCCCGCCACAAGGACCAGGTGATCTACGCCTTTGAGCCGGTGGACGAGCACCACGAGGCGGATCGGGTGCCCGTGGCCCTGGACAACCCTCCTTGGGTCAAGCCCTTCGAGCTTCTGGTGAGCTTCCTCAACACCCCCAAGTACGGCTCCCTGGACCCCACCCCGGTGGTGCCCATCTTCTTCCCCTTCTGGTTCGGCATGATCGTGGGGGACATAGGGTATGCCCTCCTGTTCCTGCTCCTTGGGCGCTGGCTTTCCGGGTTCGTGAAGCGGAATGAGCCTCTGGTCATCGACCTCTTCGCCCTGAGGCTCAAGCCCGCTGTGATTGGGAAGCTGGTCTACATCCTTAACTGGATGGTCTTCTGGACGGTGGTCTGGGGCTTCGTCTACGGGGAGTTCTTCGGCACCTTCCTGGAGCACCTAGGGGTGTTTGGCACCCCCGAGCACCCGGGTCTCATCCCCATCCTCATTCCCCGTATCGACACGGCCAAGACCGCCAACCTGCTCATCCTCCTTTCCGTGGCCTTCGGGGTGGTCATGGTCTTCTGGGGCCTGGCCTTGAGGGCCTATCTGGGCCTAAAGCACCGCCACATGGGCCACTTCTGGGAGGGCGTGGGGTACCTGGGAGGCTTGGTGGGCATCCTGGCCCTGGCGGCGGGGTACCTGGGGAACCTCCAGGCCGGGTGGCTTTCCGGGCTCATGTACCTGGGCTTTGGCGTGTTCTTGCTTGCGGTTCTCATGAGCCGCATGTGGCTCATGATCCCGGAGATCTTCACCCAGGCGGGGCACATCCTCTCCCACATCCGTATCTATGCGGTGGGGGCTGCTGGGGGTATCCTGGCGGGTCTTCTCACCGATGTGGGCTTTGCCCTGGCGGAGCGGATTGGGCTTCTAGGCGTGCTTCTGGGCATTGGGGTGGCGGGGGTTTTGCATCTCCTGATCCTGCTTCTCACCACCCTGGGCCACATGCTCCAGCCCATCCGTCTTATCTGGGTGGAGTTCTTCACCAAGTTCGGCTTCTACGAGGAGAACGGCAGGCCTTACCGGCCGTTCAGGAGCGTCCGTGAGACGCTTTAGGGAGGGAAAGAGATGAAGAAGCTTCTGGTTACGGTTCTGATGGCGGTTTTCGGCGCTCTGGCTTTTGCGGCGGAGGAGGCGGCGGCCTCCGGGGGCTTGGACCGAGGCCTCATCGCTGTGGGGATGGGCCTGGCGGTGGGCCTGGCGGCTTTGGGCACCGGCGTGGCCCAGGCCCGCATCGGTGCGGCGGGCGTGGGGGCTATCGCCGAGGACCGGAGCAACTTCGGTACCGCCCTGATCTTCCTCCTCTTGCCCGAAACGCTGGTGATCTTCGGCCTTCTCATCGCCTTCATCCTGAACGGCAAGCTGTAAGGGGTCTTCAGGGCCCTGCCCCTTGGGGGGTGGGGCCCTTTTTCCGAGGAGGACAGATGTCCAAACTGGAAGCCATTTTGAGCCAGGAGGTGGAGGCGGAGATCCAGGCCGTCCTGCAAGAGGCCAAGGCCAAGGCGGAGGCCTTGAGGTCCGAGGCCAAGGCCAAGGCCGAGGGGTTGCTTTCCGCCAAGAAGCGGGCCCTCGAGGCCAGCCTGCAGGCCGCCATTCGCCGGGCAGAAAGCGCCGGGGAACTCCTCCTGGCCACAGCCCGTACCGAGGCCAAGGGGGAGGTGCTCTCCCAGGTGAAGGCCAAGGTGGAGGAGGCCCTCAGGGCCTTGCCGGATAGCCCCGAATGGCCTCAGGTGTTGGGGAAACTGGCCGAGGAGGCCCTTGCGGCCTTGGGCGAGCCCGAGGCCCTGGCCTCCCATCCGGACAATTTTTCCCACCTCGAGGGTCTGGCGCGGGAGCGGGGCCTGGAGCTTAGGGCCGACCCTGCCTTGCGCCTTGGGGTGAGGGCCATCGGCAAGGGGGGCAGGACCCAGGTGGAGAACGCCCTGTTAAGCCGTCTGGAACGGGCCTGGGATGCCCTTTCCTCCAGGGTGGCCCAGGTGGTGTGGGGCTAGGACATGGCGGACGACTTCGGCTACCTAAACGCCCGGGTGCGGGCCAGGAGGAGTACCCTCCTCAAGGAGAGCTTCTTCCAGGAGGCCTTGGACCTTTCCTATCCCGATTTCCTGCGCCTTCTTTCCGAGAGCGTCTACGGCCAGGATCTGGCCGGCCAGGGCCTTCCCGAGGTGGACCGGGCCATCGCCCTCACCCAGGCCCGGTTGGTGGGGGACCTGGCGGGGTTGGTCACGGGGGAGGCTCGGGAGGCGGTGCGGCTTCTCCTCCTCAGGAACGATCTCGCCAACCTCCAGGCCGTCCTCCGGGCCAAGGCCACGGGGAGGCCCTTTGAGGAGGTGGTGCTTCTCCCAGGTACCTTGAAGGAGGCCCTTTGGCGGCAGGCCTACGAGGCCCAGGATGCGGCAGGGATGGCCCAGGTGCTTTCCGTGCCCGGCCATCCCCTGGCCCGGGCCTTAAGGGCGGTCCTCCGGGAAACCCAGGACCTCGGGCGCATCGAGGCCCTTTTGGCCAAGCGCTTCTTTGAAGGGGTGGCCAAGGCCTCCAAGGCCCTGGAGGAGGCGGCCTTGAGGGATTACCTGGCCCTCGAGGTGGATGCCGAGAACCTGCGCACCGCCTTCAAGCTCCAGGGGCAGGATGTACCGGTGGAAACCGTCTTCATACGGGGTGGGCGGTTTGTGGACAGGGTGCGCTTCGCCCGGCTCCTCGAGGGGGATTACGCCGTTTTGGACGAGCTCTCCGGCACCCCCTTTGCCCCTTTGGCGGGCGCGCGGGACCTCAAGACCCTGGAAAGGCGGCTCAGGTGCCTCCTCCTGAAGGAGGCCAGGAAGGGAGCCGCCGATCCCCTGGGCGTGGGATTGGTGCTGGCCTATGTGAAGGAGCGGGAGTGGGAGGCCGTGCGGCTTAGGCTCCTGGCCAGGCGGGCCTACTTCGGGCTTCCCCGGGCCCAGGTGGAGGAGGAGGTGGTCTGCCCATGAGGATCGCCGTGATCGCCGACCCCGAGGCGGCGCAGGGGTTTAGGTTGGCGGGCCTCGAGGCCTACGCCGCCACCTCGGCAGAGGAGGCCCGGGCCCGGCTGGAAAACCTGGTCCAGGCCGGGGGGTACGCCCTGGTGGCCGTGGACCAGGGGCTTTTGCCGGAGCCGGAAAAGGCGGTGGAGCGGCTCATGCGGGGCAAGGACCTTCCCGTGCTCCTGCCCATAGCCGGGTTGAAGGAAGCCTTCCAGAACCCCGATGTGGAGGGGTACATGCGGGAGCTGGTCAAGAGGACCATAGGCTTTGACATCAAGCTGTAGAATGGAGGGACGATGATCCAGGGCGTGATCCAGAAGATTGCGGGCCCGGCGGTGATTGCCAAGGGCATGACCGGAGCCCGCATGTACGACATCTGCAAGGTGGGCCACGAGGGCCTGGTGGGGGAGATCATCCGCCTGGACGGGGATACCGCCTTCGTCCAGGTTTACGAGGATACCTCGGGGCTCAAGGTGGGAGAGCCCGTGGTGTCCACGGGTCTTCCCCTGGCGGTGGAGCTCGGCCCCGGGATGTTGAACGCCATCTACGACGGCATCCAGCGCCCCCTGGACCGAATTCGCGAGAAGACCGGCATCTACATCACCCGGGGCGTGGTGGTCCCGGCCCTAGACCGGGAGCGGAAGTGGGCCTGGACCCCTAGGGTCAAGCCGGGGGATGAGGTGAGGGGGGGCATGGTCCTGGGCACCGTGCCGGAGTTCAACTTCACCCACAAGATCCTGGTGCCCCCGGATGTGAAGGGCCGGGTCAAGGAGGTGAAGCCCGCCGGGGAGTACACGGTGGAGGAGCCGGTGGTGGTCCTCGAGGACGGCACCGAGCTCAAGATGTACCACACCTGGCCGGTGCGTCGGGCCCGCCCCGTCCAGCGCAAGCTGGACCCCAACACCCCCTTCCTCACGGGGATGCGCATCCTGGATGTCCTCTTCCCCGTGGCCATGGGGGGCACGGCGGCCATTCCCGGGCCCTTTGGTAGCGGCAAGACCGTGACCCAGCAGGCCCTGGCCAAGTGGTCCAATGCCGACGTGGTGGTCTATGTGGGTTGCGGAGAGCGGGGGAACGAGATGACCGACGTCTTGGTGGAGTTCCCCGAGCTCACCGACCCCAAGACCGGGGGGCCTTTGATGCACCGTACGGTGCTCATTGCCAACACCTCCAACATGCCCGTGGCCGCCCGCGAGGCCAGCATCTACGTGGGGGTCACCATCGCCGAGTACTTCCGCGACCAGGGCTTCTCCGTGGCCCTCATGGCGGACTCCACCAGCCGCTGGGCCGAGGCCCTGCGGGAGATTTCCAGCCGCCTCGAGGAGATGCCCGCAGAAGAGGGCTACCCTCCTTACCTGGCCGCTCGTTTGGCCGCCTTCTACGAGCGCTCCGGCAAGGTGATCACCCTGGGGGGCGAGGAGGGGGCCATCACCATCGTGGGGGCGGTTTCCCCTCCCGGCGGCGACATGTCCGAGCCCGTCACCCAGTCCACCCTGCGCATCGTGGGAGCTTTCTGGCGGCTGGATGCCTCCTTGGCCTTCCGGCGCCACTTCCCGGCCATCAACTGGAACGGGTCCTACTCCCTCTTCACCTCTGCCCTGGACCCCTGGTACCGCGAGAATGTGGCCCCCGACTACCCTGAGCTTCGCGACGCCATCTCCGAGCTCCTGCAGAGGGAAGCGGGTTTGCAGGAGATCGTGCAGCTGGTGGGTCCGGATGCCCTCCAGGATGCCGAGCGCCTGGTCATCGAGGTGGGGCGGATCATCCGCGAGGACTTCCTGCAGCAGAACGCCTTCCACGAGGTCGACGCCTACTGCTCCATGCGGAAGGCTTACGGCATCATGAAGATGATCCTGACCCTCTACAAGGAAGCCGAGGCGGCCATCCGGCGGGGGGTCACCGTGGATGAGATCCTGCAGCTCCCGGTGATCGAGCGCATCGGCCGGGCCCGCTACGTGAGCGAGCAGGACTTCCCCCGATACTTTGAGGAAACCATGCAGGAGATCGAGGGAGCCTTCAAGGCCTTGGCCTAGGGGAGGGAAGGATGGATCTTCTCAAGAAGGAATACACGGGCATCACCTACATCTCGGGGCCTCTCCTCTTCGTGGAGAACGCCAAGGACCTGGCCTACGGGGCCATCGTGGATATCAAGGACGGCACGGGCCGGGTGCGCGGCGGCCAGGTGATCGAGGTTTCCGAGGAGTACGCGGTTATCCAGGTGTTTGAGGAGACCACGGGGCTGGATCTGGCCACCACCACCGTGAGCCTGGTGGAGGATGTGGCCCGGCTCGGGGTTTCCAAGGAGATGCTGGGCCGGCGTTTCAACGGCGTCGGCAAGCCCATCGACGGCCTTCCCCCCATCACCCCGGAGAAGCGGCTTCCCATCGTGGGCCTGCCCCTAAACCCCGTGGCCCGCAGGAAACCCGAGCAGTTCATACAGACGGGGATTTCCACCATCGACGTGATGAACACCCTGGTTAGGGGGCAGAAGCTTCCCATCTTCTCGGGCTCGGGCCTTCCCGCCAACGAGATTGCGGCCCAGATCGCCCGCCAGGCCACGGTGCGCCCCGACCTCTCGGGGGAAGGGGAGGAGGAGGAGCCCTTTGCTGTGGTCTTCGCCGCCATGGGCATCACCCAGCGGGAGCTCTCCTACTTCATCCAGGAGTTCGAGCGCACCGGGGCCCTAAGCCGCTCCGTCCTCTTCCTGAACAAGGCGGACGACCCCACCATCGAGCGTCTCCTTACCCCCCGTATGGCCCTCACCGTGGCCGAGTACCTGGCCTTTGAGCACGACTACCACGTGCTGGTCATCCTCACGGACATGACCAACTACTGCGAGGCCCTGCGGGAGATCGGGGCAAGCCGTGAGGAGATCCCAGGCCGGCGCGGTTACCCGGGCTACATGTACACGGACCTGGCCACCATCTACGAGCGGGCCGGGGTCGTGGCGGGCAAGAAGGGTTCCGTGACCCAGATTCCCATCCTCTCCATGCCGGACGACGACCGCACCCACCCCATTCCCGACCTCACCGGCTACATCACCGAGGGGCAGATCCAGCTTTCCCGGGAGCTCCACCGCAAGGGCATCTACCCGCCCATCGACCCCCTGCCCTCCCTCTCCCGGCTCATGAACAACGGCGTGGGCAAGGGCAAGACCCGGGAGGACCACAAGCAGGTATCCGACCAGCTCTACTCCGCCTACGCCAACGGGGTGGACATTCGCAAGCTGGTGGCCATCATCGGCGAGGACGCCCTTACCGAGAACGACCGCCGCTACTTGCAGTTCGCCGACGCCTTTGAGAAGCACTTCATCAACCAGGGCCAGCAGAACCGCTCCATTGAGGAGAGCCTGCAGATCGCTTGGGCGCTTCTTTCCATGCTGCCTCAGGGGGAGCTCAAGCGGATTTCCAAGGACCACATCGGCAAGTACTACGGCCAGAAGCTGGAGGAGATCTGGGGCGCTCCCCAAGCCTTGGACTAAGGAGGCTAGATGAGCCAGGTAAGCCCCACCCGCATGAACCTTCTGCAACGGCGCAGCCAGCTGCGCCTGGCGCAGAAGGGGGTGGACCTCCTCAAGAAGAAGCGGGATGCCTTGGTGGCGGAGTTCTTCAGCCTGGTCAGGGAGGCCTTGGAGGCCCGCAAGGCCTTGAACCAGGCGGCGCGGGAGGCCTATGGGGCCTTGCTTCTCGCCCAGGCTTTCGACGGGCCCGAGGTGGTGTCCGGGGCGGCCTTGGGGGTGAGGCCCCTCGAGGAGGTGGAGGCGGAGGTGGAAAACGTCTGGGGGAGCAAGGTGCCAAGGCTCAAGGTCACCTTCCCCGATGGGGCCTTGCTCTCCCCTGTGGGCACTCCGGCCTACACCCTGGAAGCCGCCCGTGCCTTCCGCCGCTACGCCGAGGCCTTGGTCCAGGTGGCCAACACGGAAACCCGCCTGAAGAAGATCGGGGAGGAGATCAAGAAGACCACCCGACGGGTGAACGCCTTGGAGCAGGTGGTGATCCCCGGGATTCGTTCCCAGATCCGCTTCATCCAGCAGGTTCTGGAGCAGCGGGAGCGGGAGGATACCTTCCGGCTAAAGCGCATCAAGGGCAAGATCCAGGCCCGGGAGGCGGAGGCGGAAGGAAGCCGCCCCAACCCCCAGCTGGAGATCGGGGCAGGGCTTTAGTACCTTCCTAGACAGGCACAAAAGAGGCCCCGGGTTATAACCCGGGGCCTTGCGCGCTTCCCTACTGGGCCTTCGCTTTCTTCAGCATGTTGAGGAGCACGGTCTGGAGAATGCCACCATTCTTGTAGTAGTCCACCTCCACCCGGGTGTCCAGGCGGGCGATGGCCTGGAAGCGGACCTCTGTGCCGTCCTCCCTTCTCGCCACCACCTCCACTTTCTTGCGGGGGGTGAGGTCCTCAAGGCCCAGGATGTCGTAGACCTCGTAGCCGGTTAGGCCCAGGGTTTCCCGGTTCTCGCCCGGCAGGAACTCCAGGGGCAGGACCCCCATCCCCACCAGGTTGGAGCGGTGGATCCTTTCAAAGCTTTCCGCCAGCACCGCCTTGATGCCCAAGAGGAAGGTACCCTTGGCGGCCCAGTCGCGGCTAGAACCGGTGCCGTACTCCTTGCCGGCGATGACCAGAAGGGGGGTGCCCTCCTGTTGGTAACGCATGGCCACGTTGTAGACGAAGTCCACCTCTCCCTCGGGAAGCTTCTTGGCGTAGCCCCCCTCCACCCCATCCAGCATCAGGTTCTTGATGCGGATGTTGGCAAAGGTGCCCCGCATCATCACCTCGTGGTTGCCGCGCCGGGAACCGTAGGAGTTGAAGTCTTCGGGTTTGACCCCCTTGGAGATCAGGTACTGGCCCGCTGGGCTTTTCACCGGGATGGCCCCGGCAGGGGAGATGTGGTCGGTGGTCACGGAATCCCCCAGGACCAGGAGCACCCGGGCTCCCCGGATGTCCCTCACCTGGTGCTGGCCCAGGTTCTGGAAGAAGGGTGGCTTCTGGATGTAGGTGCTCTCGGGATCCCAGCCGAAGAGCTCCCCCGTGGGGGCGGGCAGGGCTTGCCAGCGCTCGTCCCCCTGGAAGACCCGGGCGTACTCCTTCTTGAAGAGCTCGGGGT includes:
- the atpF gene encoding V-type ATP synthase subunit F, with translation MAVIADPEAAQGFRLAGLEAYAATSAEEARARLENLVQAGGYALVAVDQGLLPEPEKAVERLMRGKDLPVLLPIAGLKEAFQNPDVEGYMRELVKRTIGFDIKL
- a CDS encoding V-type ATP synthase subunit B: MDLLKKEYTGITYISGPLLFVENAKDLAYGAIVDIKDGTGRVRGGQVIEVSEEYAVIQVFEETTGLDLATTTVSLVEDVARLGVSKEMLGRRFNGVGKPIDGLPPITPEKRLPIVGLPLNPVARRKPEQFIQTGISTIDVMNTLVRGQKLPIFSGSGLPANEIAAQIARQATVRPDLSGEGEEEEPFAVVFAAMGITQRELSYFIQEFERTGALSRSVLFLNKADDPTIERLLTPRMALTVAEYLAFEHDYHVLVILTDMTNYCEALREIGASREEIPGRRGYPGYMYTDLATIYERAGVVAGKKGSVTQIPILSMPDDDRTHPIPDLTGYITEGQIQLSRELHRKGIYPPIDPLPSLSRLMNNGVGKGKTREDHKQVSDQLYSAYANGVDIRKLVAIIGEDALTENDRRYLQFADAFEKHFINQGQQNRSIEESLQIAWALLSMLPQGELKRISKDHIGKYYGQKLEEIWGAPQALD
- a CDS encoding V-type ATP synthase subunit I gives rise to the protein MIAPMEKLVLAGPKAKAQELLHSLQQAGVVHLETLRVAELAEYRLSQEEREELRRWEGVAAGAEHTLALLGREMEPTRPFPDGLEAAEKALSPIQAHAEGLARQKQELEEELALAQAYLEPLEKLAAMAQGLDRSAFFRVVPFLITEKELPLVEEALKKALEDRFILASEPYSKGVAGLLVVHREDLEAAKAALSRAGVAELRLPGDYGDLPLSEATRRLKERAEAAPKELSEVRQALYRLAQEAASTLQSLWTRAKDEAARLKALEELASGRFGFALLGYVPVKAKGRVEEALARHKDQVIYAFEPVDEHHEADRVPVALDNPPWVKPFELLVSFLNTPKYGSLDPTPVVPIFFPFWFGMIVGDIGYALLFLLLGRWLSGFVKRNEPLVIDLFALRLKPAVIGKLVYILNWMVFWTVVWGFVYGEFFGTFLEHLGVFGTPEHPGLIPILIPRIDTAKTANLLILLSVAFGVVMVFWGLALRAYLGLKHRHMGHFWEGVGYLGGLVGILALAAGYLGNLQAGWLSGLMYLGFGVFLLAVLMSRMWLMIPEIFTQAGHILSHIRIYAVGAAGGILAGLLTDVGFALAERIGLLGVLLGIGVAGVLHLLILLLTTLGHMLQPIRLIWVEFFTKFGFYEENGRPYRPFRSVRETL
- a CDS encoding V-type ATPase subunit subunit G family protein; this translates as MGGLGLIKSLAEKERELLARLEAAKKEAEALVGQAEAEARALLEEAEAKAKALEAEYREREAKETEAILARYRAQAEAEAKAVKEKAGARLEEAVALVLKEVLP
- a CDS encoding ATP synthase subunit K; this encodes MKKLLVTVLMAVFGALAFAAEEAAASGGLDRGLIAVGMGLAVGLAALGTGVAQARIGAAGVGAIAEDRSNFGTALIFLLLPETLVIFGLLIAFILNGKL
- a CDS encoding V-type ATPase subunit, giving the protein MADDFGYLNARVRARRSTLLKESFFQEALDLSYPDFLRLLSESVYGQDLAGQGLPEVDRAIALTQARLVGDLAGLVTGEAREAVRLLLLRNDLANLQAVLRAKATGRPFEEVVLLPGTLKEALWRQAYEAQDAAGMAQVLSVPGHPLARALRAVLRETQDLGRIEALLAKRFFEGVAKASKALEEAALRDYLALEVDAENLRTAFKLQGQDVPVETVFIRGGRFVDRVRFARLLEGDYAVLDELSGTPFAPLAGARDLKTLERRLRCLLLKEARKGAADPLGVGLVLAYVKEREWEAVRLRLLARRAYFGLPRAQVEEEVVCP
- a CDS encoding class I SAM-dependent rRNA methyltransferase codes for the protein MRILVNERGAQRLLARHLWVFRRDVLSGPEEPGLYPVYWGKRFLALALFNPTSDLSVRAYRFRPARDPVEALLENLDKALSRRLPALEKEPEGGFRLAHAEGDFLPGLVVDYYAGHLVLQSTAYAWEALLPQVAERLKPLAKSLLAKNDAKVRELEGLPLYVRPLLGQAPERVAVKEGQVRYLVDLTGGQKTGAYLDQRDNRILMERFHGERALDVFSYTGNFGLHLALGFKEVISVDSSAEALRQAEENARLNGLSLMTVEANAFDHLRALEKAGERFDLIVLDPPAFAKGKKDLERAYRAYKEVNLRAIKLLKEGGLLATSSCSHHLTEPLFYQMLADAAKDAHRSLRVVEKRGQGWDHPILLNHPETHYLKFALLEVL
- a CDS encoding V-type ATP synthase subunit A gives rise to the protein MIQGVIQKIAGPAVIAKGMTGARMYDICKVGHEGLVGEIIRLDGDTAFVQVYEDTSGLKVGEPVVSTGLPLAVELGPGMLNAIYDGIQRPLDRIREKTGIYITRGVVVPALDRERKWAWTPRVKPGDEVRGGMVLGTVPEFNFTHKILVPPDVKGRVKEVKPAGEYTVEEPVVVLEDGTELKMYHTWPVRRARPVQRKLDPNTPFLTGMRILDVLFPVAMGGTAAIPGPFGSGKTVTQQALAKWSNADVVVYVGCGERGNEMTDVLVEFPELTDPKTGGPLMHRTVLIANTSNMPVAAREASIYVGVTIAEYFRDQGFSVALMADSTSRWAEALREISSRLEEMPAEEGYPPYLAARLAAFYERSGKVITLGGEEGAITIVGAVSPPGGDMSEPVTQSTLRIVGAFWRLDASLAFRRHFPAINWNGSYSLFTSALDPWYRENVAPDYPELRDAISELLQREAGLQEIVQLVGPDALQDAERLVIEVGRIIREDFLQQNAFHEVDAYCSMRKAYGIMKMILTLYKEAEAAIRRGVTVDEILQLPVIERIGRARYVSEQDFPRYFEETMQEIEGAFKALA
- a CDS encoding V-type ATP synthase subunit E; protein product: MSKLEAILSQEVEAEIQAVLQEAKAKAEALRSEAKAKAEGLLSAKKRALEASLQAAIRRAESAGELLLATARTEAKGEVLSQVKAKVEEALRALPDSPEWPQVLGKLAEEALAALGEPEALASHPDNFSHLEGLARERGLELRADPALRLGVRAIGKGGRTQVENALLSRLERAWDALSSRVAQVVWG
- the atpD gene encoding V-type ATP synthase subunit D, translating into MSQVSPTRMNLLQRRSQLRLAQKGVDLLKKKRDALVAEFFSLVREALEARKALNQAAREAYGALLLAQAFDGPEVVSGAALGVRPLEEVEAEVENVWGSKVPRLKVTFPDGALLSPVGTPAYTLEAARAFRRYAEALVQVANTETRLKKIGEEIKKTTRRVNALEQVVIPGIRSQIRFIQQVLEQREREDTFRLKRIKGKIQAREAEAEGSRPNPQLEIGAGL